One window of the Aquila chrysaetos chrysaetos chromosome 8, bAquChr1.4, whole genome shotgun sequence genome contains the following:
- the CCDC28A gene encoding coiled-coil domain-containing protein 28A isoform X1 yields MEERKIKRRSPKSSTSHPAQVANSKKNSVPVSKSTAFSNPAPQPAVQKPKLKRVIKEKAKPPGGEAKGAQAAPIQHSFLTDVSDVQEMERGLLSLLNDFHSGKLQAFGNECSIEQMEHVRSMQEKLARLNLELYGELEELPEDKRKLASDSNLDRLLSDVSTRKAENMELCPQHSAQENNTTGWAVIYS; encoded by the exons atggaagaaaggaaaatcaagagAAGGAGCCCCAAATCATCTACCAGTCACCCTGCTCAGGTTGCTAACTCCAAGAAAAACTCAGTGCCGGTCAGCAAAAGTACAGCCTTTTCAAATCCCGCACCACAGCCTGCAGTACAAAAACCAAAGTTAAAACG tgtaataaaagagaaagccaAACCTCCAGGAGGCGAAGCGAAAGGGGCGCAGGCAGCACCAATCCAACATTCTTTTCTCACAGATGTATCAGATGTCCAGGAAATGGAAAGGGGGCTTCTGAGTCTCCTGAATGACTTTCACTCTGGCAAACTTCAAGCATTTG GAAATGAATGTTCCATAGAGCAGATGGAGCATGTGCGGAGTATGCAGGAGAAACTTGCTCGCCTCAATCTAGAGCTCTACGGGGAGTTGGAAGAACTCcctgaagataaaagaaaactaGCCAGTGACTCCAACCTGGATAGGCTGCTGTCAGATGTAAGTACTAGGAAGGCAGAAAATATGGAACTTTGCCCACAGCACTCAGCTCAGGAAAACAACACTACTGGGTGGGCAGTGATTTACAGTTGA
- the CCDC28A gene encoding coiled-coil domain-containing protein 28A isoform X2 codes for MEERKIKRRSPKSSTSHPAQVANSKKNSVPVSKSTAFSNPAPQPAVQKPKLKRVIKEKAKPPGGEAKGAQAAPIQHSFLTDVSDVQEMERGLLSLLNDFHSGKLQAFGNECSIEQMEHVRSMQEKLARLNLELYGELEELPEDKRKLASDSNLDRLLSDLEELNSSIQKLHLADAQDIPNSATG; via the exons atggaagaaaggaaaatcaagagAAGGAGCCCCAAATCATCTACCAGTCACCCTGCTCAGGTTGCTAACTCCAAGAAAAACTCAGTGCCGGTCAGCAAAAGTACAGCCTTTTCAAATCCCGCACCACAGCCTGCAGTACAAAAACCAAAGTTAAAACG tgtaataaaagagaaagccaAACCTCCAGGAGGCGAAGCGAAAGGGGCGCAGGCAGCACCAATCCAACATTCTTTTCTCACAGATGTATCAGATGTCCAGGAAATGGAAAGGGGGCTTCTGAGTCTCCTGAATGACTTTCACTCTGGCAAACTTCAAGCATTTG GAAATGAATGTTCCATAGAGCAGATGGAGCATGTGCGGAGTATGCAGGAGAAACTTGCTCGCCTCAATCTAGAGCTCTACGGGGAGTTGGAAGAACTCcctgaagataaaagaaaactaGCCAGTGACTCCAACCTGGATAGGCTGCTGTCAGAT CTAGAAGAACTGAATTCATCTAT CCAAAAACTACATTTAGCAGATGCTCAAGATATTCCAAATAGTGCCACGGGCTGA